One region of Argopecten irradians isolate NY unplaced genomic scaffold, Ai_NY scaffold_0316, whole genome shotgun sequence genomic DNA includes:
- the LOC138312427 gene encoding uncharacterized protein, protein TTTTTATTTTTTTPTTTTTTPTTRTTTPTTRTTTPTTTTTTPITTTTTPTTTTTTPPTTATTPTTTTTTPTTTTTTPTTTSSTATTTTTITPTTTTTSPTTTTTQTITTTTPTTTTKTPITTTTTPTTTTTAPTTTTTTPTTTTTAPTTTTTTPSTTTTTPTTTTTTITPTTTTTITPTTTTTSPTTTTTTPATTATSPTTTTTTPTITTTSPTTTTTTPTTTTTITLTTTTTTTPPLQQPQLPIRQSQLPLQLP, encoded by the coding sequence aaccacaactaccactgcaacaactacaaccaccaccactccaacaacaacaactaccactccaacaaccagAACTACAACACCAACAACCAGAACCACgactccaacaaccacaactaccactccaataactacaactacaacaccaacaaccacaactaccactccacCAACCACAGCTACAACACCAACAACCACAACcaccactccaacaaccacaactaccactccaacaaccacatCTAGCACTGCAACAACTACAACCACCAtcactccaacaaccacaactacatCTCCGACAACAACTACCACTCAAACAATCACTACTacaactccaacaaccacaactaaaACACCAATAACCACAACTACAAcaccaacaaccacaactacagCTCCAACTACCACAACTACAAccccaacaaccacaactacagCTCCAACtaccacaactaccactccatcaaccacaactaccactccaacaaccaccaccaccacaatcactccaacaactacaaccaccatcactccaacaaccacaactacatctccgacaaccacaactaccactccagCAACCACAGCTACATCTCCgacaactacaactaccactccaacaatcACTACTACATCTCCgacaactacaactaccactccaacaaccaccACCACAATCACTCTAACAACTAcaaccaccaccacaccaccactccaacaaccacaactaccaatCCGGCAAtcacaactaccactccaactaCCGTAA